From the Arvicola amphibius chromosome 2, mArvAmp1.2, whole genome shotgun sequence genome, one window contains:
- the Mfsd2b gene encoding major facilitator superfamily domain-containing protein 2B isoform X1: MSWAGALSTSKQACLCSLTSRSLDYLLSMISDPRCPGVPCLVRREGVWGGCRPRGWLLHQQKQKDKGWTANALFFQVPYTALTMILTPSPRERDSATAYRMTMEMAGTLMGATVHGLLVSGAHGSRRCEDSVLAGSAAVSPDVARLYCIAAAVVALTYPVCGGLLCLGVKERPDASAPASGPGLSFFTGLAITSRHPPYLSLVVSFLFISAAVQVEQSYLVLFCTHASRLQEHVQSLVLTILISAVLSTPMWERVLQRFGKRTSAFGICIMVPFSILLAAVPSAPVAYVVAFVSGVSIAVSLLLPWSMLPDVVDDFQLQHRHGPGVETIFYSSYVFFTKLSGAGALGISTLSLEFAGYKARACQQAEEVVVTLKVLIGAVPTCMILIGLCILMVGPTPKTPSQDTSSQLSLRRRTSYSLA, encoded by the exons ATGTCCTGGGCAGGAGCCCTTTCCACAAGCAAGCAAGCCTGCCTGTGTTCTCTGACTTCACGGAGCCTTGACTATCTCCTCTCGATGATTTCAGATCCCCGCTGCCCAGGTGTCCCTTGCCTTGTTCGGAGGGAAGGTGTCTGGGGCGGTTGCAGACCCCGTGGCTGGCTTCTTCATCAACAAAAGCAGAAGGACAAGGGCTGGACGGCTAATGCCTTG TTCTTCCAGGTACCCTACACAGCGCTCACTATGATCCTCACCCCCAGCCCCAGGGAACGAGACTCTGCCACTGCATACC GGATGACCATGGAGATGGCAGGGACACTGATGGGAGCCACTGTCCATGGGCTCCtcgtgtctggtgcccatgggtCTCGGAGGTGTGAGGATTCTGTGCTCGCTGGGAGTGCTGCTGTGTCCCCAGATGTA GCGCGCCTCTACTGCATTGCGGCTGCTGTGGTTGCGTTGACGTACCCTGTGTGTGGCGGTTTGCTGTGCCTAGGAGTGAAGGAGAGGCCAG ACGCTTCTGCCCCAGCGTCAGGTCCAGGCCTGAGCTTCTTCACGGGGCTGGCCATCACGTCCCGGCATCCGCCCTACTTGAGTCTGGTGGTCTCCTTCTTGTTCATCTCAGCTGCCGTCCAG GTGGAACAAAGCTACCTGGTCCTGTTTTGTACACACGCTTCCCGGCTACAAGAACATGTTCAGAGCTTGGTGCTAACCATACTG ATCTCAGCTGTCCTGAGCACCCCTATGTGGGAGAGGGTCCTCCAGCGATTTGGGAAGAGGACATCTGCGTTCGGGATCTGT ATAATGGTGCCATTTTCCATCTTGCTGGCTGCTGTGCCCTCTGCACCTGTGGCCTATGTTGTGGCCTTTGTCTCTGGTGTGAGCATTGCTGTGTCCCTGCTGCTACCCTG GTCCATGCTGCCAGATGTGGTGGATGACTTCCAGCTGCAGCACCGGCATGGCCCAGGCGTGGAGACCATCTTCTACTCATCCTACGTCTTCTTCACCAAGCTCTCAGGCGCAGGCGCCCTGGGCATCTCCACCCTCAGTTTGGA GTTCGCAGGGTATAAGGCAAGAGCCTGCCAGCAAGCAGAGGAAGTGGTGGTCACCCTCAAGGTCCTCATCGGTGCTGTGCCCACCTGCATGATCCTTATTGGTCTGTGCATCCTCATGGTTGGCCCCACTCCCAAGACGCCAAGCCAGGACACCTCCTCCCAGCTAAGCCTTCGGAG GAGAACTAGCTACAGCCTTGCCTGA
- the Ubxn2a gene encoding UBX domain-containing protein 2A, whose amino-acid sequence MKEVDNLDSIKEEWVCETGPPNNQPLDGNQQRDCEYFIDSLFEEAEKVGAKCLSPTEQKKQVDVNIKLWKNGFTVNDDFRSYSDGASQQFLNSIKKGELPSELRGIFDKEEVDVKVEDKKNEVCMSTKPVFQPFSGQGHRLGSATPKIVSKAKSIEVEKQSTLSAVSLNNLEPITRIQIWLANGERTVQRFNISHRVSHIKDFIEKYQGSQRSPPFALATALPFLRLLDETLTLEEADLQNAVIIQRLQITSEPFRKL is encoded by the exons atgaaagaagtaGATAACCTTGACAGTATAAAAGAAGAATG ggtttGTGAAACAGGACCTCCTAACAATCAACCCCTCGATGGTAATCAACAAAGGGactgtgaatattttattgacAGCCTTtttgaagaagcagagaaggtTGGTGCCAAATGCTTGTCCCCCACTGAACAGAAGAAACAG GTAgatgtaaatataaaattgtgGAAAAACGGATTCACAGTCAATGATGACTTTAGAAGTTACTCTGATGGTGCAAGTCAGCAGTTTCTGAACTCCATCAAAAAGGG ggAATTACCTTCAGAATTACGGggaatttttgataaagaagaagTGGATGTTAAAgttgaagataaaaaaaatgaagtatgtATGTCTACTAAGCCTGTGTTCCAGCCCTTTTCAGGACAGGGGCACAGACTAGGAAG TGCTACACCAAAAATTGTTTCTAAAGCAAAGAGTATCGAAGTTGAAAAGCAAAGTACTTTGTCTGCTGTGTCACTGAACAACTTGGAGCCCATCACCAGGATCCAGATCTGGTTGGCCAACGGGGAAAGGACTGTCCAAAGGTTTAACATTTCTCATAG GGTGAGCCACATCAAAGACTTCATTGAAAAATACCAAGGATCCCAGAGAAGCCCCCCCTTTGCCCTGGCAACGGCTCTTCCTTTTCTCAGACTTCTGGATGAGACACTCACATTGGAAGAAGCAGATTTGCAGAATGCTGTTATCATTCAGAGACTCCAGATAACTTCTGAACCTTTTAGAAAACTCTGA
- the Mfsd2b gene encoding major facilitator superfamily domain-containing protein 2B isoform X2, translated as MSFSQEPTPAPVAEPHTEEAADSDSRAGRLSVCTKVCYGIGGVPNQVASSASAFYLQLFLLDVARIPAAQVSLALFGGKVSGAVADPVAGFFINKSRRTRAGRLMPWALGCMPLIALAYFFLWFLPPFTSLHGLWYVTFYCLYQALSTFFQVPYTALTMILTPSPRERDSATAYRMTMEMAGTLMGATVHGLLVSGAHGSRRCEDSVLAGSAAVSPDVARLYCIAAAVVALTYPVCGGLLCLGVKERPDASAPASGPGLSFFTGLAITSRHPPYLSLVVSFLFISAAVQVEQSYLVLFCTHASRLQEHVQSLVLTILISAVLSTPMWERVLQRFGKRTSAFGICIMVPFSILLAAVPSAPVAYVVAFVSGVSIAVSLLLPWSMLPDVVDDFQLQHRHGPGVETIFYSSYVFFTKLSGAGALGISTLSLEFAGYKARACQQAEEVVVTLKVLIGAVPTCMILIGLCILMVGPTPKTPSQDTSSQLSLRRRTSYSLA; from the exons ATGTCTTTTTCTCAGGAACCCACCCCGGCTCCGGTGGCAGAGCCTCACACGGAGGAGGCGGCAGACTCG GACAGCAGAGCCGGTCGCCTCTCGGTCTGTACGAAGGTGTGCTATGGCATTGGTGGGGTCCCCAACCAGGTGGCCTCCAGCGCCTCAGCCTTCTACCTGCAGCTCTTCCTACTTGATGTGGCACGG ATCCCCGCTGCCCAGGTGTCCCTTGCCTTGTTCGGAGGGAAGGTGTCTGGGGCGGTTGCAGACCCCGTGGCTGGCTTCTTCATCAACAAAAGCAGAAGGACAAGGGCTGGACGGCTAATGCCTTG GGCGCTgggctgcatgcctttaatcgcactGGCCTACTTCTTCCTGTGGTTTCTGCCCCCATTCACCAGCCTGCATGGGCTCTGGTATGTCACCTTCTACTGCCTGTACCAGGCCCTGTCTACG TTCTTCCAGGTACCCTACACAGCGCTCACTATGATCCTCACCCCCAGCCCCAGGGAACGAGACTCTGCCACTGCATACC GGATGACCATGGAGATGGCAGGGACACTGATGGGAGCCACTGTCCATGGGCTCCtcgtgtctggtgcccatgggtCTCGGAGGTGTGAGGATTCTGTGCTCGCTGGGAGTGCTGCTGTGTCCCCAGATGTA GCGCGCCTCTACTGCATTGCGGCTGCTGTGGTTGCGTTGACGTACCCTGTGTGTGGCGGTTTGCTGTGCCTAGGAGTGAAGGAGAGGCCAG ACGCTTCTGCCCCAGCGTCAGGTCCAGGCCTGAGCTTCTTCACGGGGCTGGCCATCACGTCCCGGCATCCGCCCTACTTGAGTCTGGTGGTCTCCTTCTTGTTCATCTCAGCTGCCGTCCAG GTGGAACAAAGCTACCTGGTCCTGTTTTGTACACACGCTTCCCGGCTACAAGAACATGTTCAGAGCTTGGTGCTAACCATACTG ATCTCAGCTGTCCTGAGCACCCCTATGTGGGAGAGGGTCCTCCAGCGATTTGGGAAGAGGACATCTGCGTTCGGGATCTGT ATAATGGTGCCATTTTCCATCTTGCTGGCTGCTGTGCCCTCTGCACCTGTGGCCTATGTTGTGGCCTTTGTCTCTGGTGTGAGCATTGCTGTGTCCCTGCTGCTACCCTG GTCCATGCTGCCAGATGTGGTGGATGACTTCCAGCTGCAGCACCGGCATGGCCCAGGCGTGGAGACCATCTTCTACTCATCCTACGTCTTCTTCACCAAGCTCTCAGGCGCAGGCGCCCTGGGCATCTCCACCCTCAGTTTGGA GTTCGCAGGGTATAAGGCAAGAGCCTGCCAGCAAGCAGAGGAAGTGGTGGTCACCCTCAAGGTCCTCATCGGTGCTGTGCCCACCTGCATGATCCTTATTGGTCTGTGCATCCTCATGGTTGGCCCCACTCCCAAGACGCCAAGCCAGGACACCTCCTCCCAGCTAAGCCTTCGGAG GAGAACTAGCTACAGCCTTGCCTGA